In a single window of the Flavobacterium ammoniigenes genome:
- a CDS encoding M16 family metallopeptidase, producing MKKSIIILSSLFITAIMQGQIIPQPKSGPAPTIKIGKPASFQLKNGLKVMIVENHKLPRVSFTLTLDNAPYTEGAKKGVADLTSSLIGNGTKKISKSAFNEEIDFMGASINFSSNGASGNSLSKYSGRVLQLLAEGALNPNFTQEEFDKEKAKIIEGLKANEKSVPAVASRINDFLTFGKDHPNGEYVTETTIKNVTLADVEANYNSYFVPENAYLIIVGDVNFSETKKAVEKLFGSWKKAAAPVQNYAEPKDVAFSQINFVDMPNAVQSEVAVVNLVNLKMTDPDYFPALVANQILGGDFNSYLNMNLREAHGWTYGAGSSIRGDKRLTKFEASTQVRNAVTDSTVVEIFKEYKKIRTEKVTDEMLASVKAGYIGRFVMQIEKPQTVAGYALRIQTQNLPADFYENYIKNINAVTADDVMRVANKYFLADNSRILIVGKGADVVPALEKLKIPILFFDKYGNAVEKPVFKKDVPKGITAKTVLDNYIKAIGGEKAALAVKTIAMVGSTTIPQAPAPLSFNSKISVKGKLAVEITMGGMSLMKQVVNEKGAFVVQQGQKVELKGNDLEDMKAVATPIEELNLLKKPEVSLTGIETINGTEAYALKNGKTTLYYDVKSGLKIADVISIEQGGKTMNKTNSYLDYREVKGVKVPFNMIQNVGFELNIKMTDVKINEGVTDADFQ from the coding sequence ATGAAAAAATCAATCATAATTTTATCAAGCTTATTTATAACAGCGATAATGCAAGGACAAATCATACCTCAACCCAAATCAGGACCTGCCCCAACCATAAAAATAGGGAAGCCAGCTTCTTTTCAATTGAAGAACGGGTTGAAAGTAATGATAGTTGAAAATCATAAATTACCTCGAGTTTCTTTTACCTTAACTTTGGATAATGCACCCTATACAGAAGGCGCTAAAAAAGGAGTTGCTGATTTGACCAGTAGTCTTATTGGAAACGGAACCAAAAAAATCTCTAAATCCGCTTTCAATGAAGAAATCGATTTTATGGGAGCCAGTATAAACTTTAGTTCCAATGGCGCTTCAGGTAATTCTCTTTCTAAATATTCAGGGCGTGTATTACAATTGTTAGCGGAAGGAGCTTTGAATCCTAACTTCACTCAAGAAGAATTTGATAAAGAAAAAGCGAAAATAATTGAAGGTTTAAAAGCCAATGAAAAAAGTGTTCCAGCTGTAGCTTCTAGAATAAATGATTTCTTGACTTTTGGCAAAGACCATCCCAATGGGGAATATGTTACTGAAACTACAATCAAAAACGTAACACTTGCCGATGTTGAGGCCAATTACAACAGCTATTTTGTTCCTGAAAATGCCTATCTAATTATTGTAGGTGATGTAAATTTTTCTGAAACTAAGAAAGCCGTAGAAAAATTATTCGGTTCTTGGAAAAAAGCAGCGGCTCCAGTTCAAAACTATGCTGAGCCTAAGGATGTAGCTTTTTCGCAAATCAATTTTGTAGATATGCCAAACGCTGTTCAGTCTGAAGTAGCCGTGGTCAATTTGGTTAACCTTAAAATGACGGATCCAGATTATTTTCCAGCTTTGGTAGCCAATCAAATTCTAGGAGGTGACTTTAATAGTTATTTGAATATGAATTTGAGAGAAGCACATGGATGGACTTATGGTGCCGGATCTAGTATACGTGGAGACAAACGCCTAACCAAATTTGAAGCATCAACTCAAGTGCGAAATGCGGTAACGGATAGTACAGTAGTCGAAATTTTTAAAGAGTATAAAAAAATCAGAACCGAGAAAGTTACTGACGAAATGTTAGCTAGTGTAAAAGCCGGTTATATTGGTCGATTTGTAATGCAAATAGAAAAACCACAAACGGTTGCAGGTTATGCTTTACGTATCCAAACACAAAACTTACCAGCTGATTTCTATGAAAACTACATTAAAAATATCAATGCGGTAACTGCTGATGATGTGATGCGTGTAGCTAATAAATATTTCTTGGCAGATAATAGCCGAATTTTGATTGTTGGTAAAGGAGCTGATGTAGTTCCAGCACTTGAAAAATTAAAAATTCCAATTTTGTTTTTTGACAAATATGGAAACGCGGTTGAAAAACCAGTTTTCAAAAAAGATGTTCCAAAAGGAATAACAGCTAAAACGGTTTTAGATAATTACATTAAAGCGATTGGTGGCGAAAAAGCGGCTCTTGCTGTAAAAACGATTGCAATGGTAGGATCAACCACTATTCCGCAAGCGCCAGCGCCTTTGAGTTTTAATTCTAAAATTTCAGTTAAAGGAAAATTAGCTGTAGAAATAACTATGGGCGGAATGAGCTTGATGAAACAAGTCGTTAATGAGAAAGGTGCTTTCGTAGTTCAACAAGGTCAAAAAGTTGAACTTAAAGGAAATGATTTAGAAGACATGAAAGCAGTTGCTACTCCAATCGAAGAATTGAATTTGTTGAAAAAACCAGAGGTAAGTTTGACAGGAATTGAGACGATTAATGGAACAGAAGCTTATGCTTTGAAAAACGGAAAAACGACCTTGTATTATGATGTTAAATCAGGATTGAAAATAGCGGATGTTATTTCCATTGAGCAAGGCGGAAAAACGATGAATAAAACCAATTCATATTTGGATTATCGTGAAGTAAAAGGAGTGAAAGTTCCTTTTAACATGATTCAGAATGTAGGTTTTGAATTGAATATTAAAATGACCGATGTTAAAATTAACGAAGGGGTAACCGATGCTGATTTTCAATAA
- a CDS encoding M16 family metallopeptidase, with translation MKKSIMMLSAALMLGGVASAQKVAFEEYDLDNGLHVILHNDPSAPTVVTSVMYHVGAKDEQPDRTGFAHFFEHLLFEGTENIKRGEWFKIVTGNGGVNNANTTEDRTYYYEVFPSNNLELGLWMEAERLLHPVINQIGVDTQNEVVKEEKRLRYDNSPYGQILPQVKKNMFKNHPYRWTTIGSMEHLDAAKLEEFQAFNKKFYIPNNAVLVVAGDFKPEQAKEWIQKYFGVIPKGTPIKRATFEEAPITETIKANFEDPNIQLPMLVTAYRTPSMKTREARILDMISSILSDGKSSRMYKKIVDDKKMALQIGAFNYSQEDHGTYILYGLPQSPFTAANLLAEIDEEIVKLQTELISDKDLQKLQNQFDNQYVNSNSTIEGIASNLATYHLLYGDVNLINTEIEMYHSITAEEIREVAKKYLNPNQRMVLDYVPVKDKSQN, from the coding sequence ATGAAAAAATCTATCATGATGTTAAGTGCTGCATTGATGCTGGGAGGAGTTGCTTCTGCTCAGAAAGTCGCCTTTGAGGAATACGACTTAGACAATGGATTGCATGTAATTTTGCACAACGATCCCTCAGCCCCTACTGTGGTTACTTCGGTAATGTACCATGTTGGTGCCAAAGATGAACAACCAGATCGTACTGGTTTTGCGCACTTTTTCGAACATTTATTGTTTGAAGGAACTGAAAATATAAAACGTGGCGAATGGTTTAAAATCGTTACCGGAAATGGAGGCGTGAATAATGCTAACACTACCGAAGATAGAACCTATTATTACGAAGTTTTCCCTTCTAATAATTTAGAGTTAGGATTGTGGATGGAAGCAGAACGTTTGCTTCATCCGGTGATCAATCAAATTGGCGTTGATACTCAAAACGAAGTGGTAAAAGAAGAAAAAAGATTGCGTTATGACAATAGTCCATACGGACAAATACTACCACAAGTAAAGAAAAATATGTTTAAAAATCATCCATACCGTTGGACAACAATTGGTTCTATGGAACATTTGGATGCAGCTAAGCTAGAGGAATTTCAAGCGTTTAATAAAAAATTCTATATTCCTAATAATGCCGTTTTAGTGGTTGCTGGAGACTTTAAACCAGAACAAGCTAAAGAATGGATTCAAAAATATTTTGGCGTAATTCCAAAAGGAACACCAATCAAGCGTGCTACTTTTGAAGAAGCTCCGATTACCGAAACGATCAAAGCCAATTTTGAAGACCCGAATATTCAATTACCAATGTTAGTTACTGCTTATAGAACACCTTCAATGAAAACACGTGAAGCACGTATTTTGGATATGATTTCGTCTATCTTGAGCGATGGAAAAAGTTCTAGAATGTACAAGAAAATTGTAGACGATAAGAAAATGGCACTTCAAATTGGAGCGTTCAACTACAGTCAAGAAGATCATGGAACGTACATTTTGTATGGATTACCACAATCTCCATTTACAGCAGCTAATTTATTAGCCGAAATTGATGAAGAAATTGTGAAGCTTCAAACGGAATTAATTTCAGACAAAGATTTGCAAAAACTACAAAATCAATTTGACAATCAATACGTAAATAGTAATTCAACTATTGAAGGAATTGCTAGTAATTTAGCAACTTATCATTTGTTGTATGGAGATGTGAACTTGATCAACACCGAAATCGAAATGTACCACTCTATTACTGCTGAAGAAATTAGAGAGGTAGCAAAGAAGTATTTGAACCCAAACCAAAGAATGGTGTTGGATTATGTTCCAGTTAAAGATAAATCCCAAAACTAA
- the rplU gene encoding 50S ribosomal protein L21 produces MYAIVEIAGQQFKVSKDLKVYVHRLANEEGSKVSFDKVLLVDDKGNVTLGAPAIEGASVEAKVLQHLKGDKVIIFKKKRRKGYKKRNGHRQYLTQIVIEGITVGGAKKAAAPKKEKVVAEAPATEAAPKAAPKAKKAAPKAKKEDTKE; encoded by the coding sequence ATGTATGCAATCGTAGAGATAGCAGGGCAACAATTTAAAGTAAGCAAAGACTTAAAGGTTTATGTTCACCGTTTGGCTAACGAAGAAGGTTCAAAAGTTTCTTTTGACAAAGTTCTTTTAGTTGACGATAAAGGGAATGTAACTTTAGGCGCCCCAGCTATAGAAGGTGCTTCAGTAGAAGCCAAAGTGTTACAACACTTAAAAGGAGACAAAGTTATCATTTTCAAAAAGAAAAGAAGAAAAGGATACAAAAAGAGAAACGGTCACAGACAATATCTTACTCAAATTGTAATTGAAGGTATTACAGTAGGTGGAGCTAAAAAAGCTGCAGCACCTAAAAAAGAAAAAGTAGTAGCGGAAGCGCCAGCAACTGAAGCAGCTCCAAAAGCAGCTCCAAAAGCTAAAAAGGCAGCTCCAAAAGCTAAAAAAGAAGATACTAAAGAATAA
- the rpmA gene encoding 50S ribosomal protein L27: MAHKKGVGSSKNGRESESKRLGVKIFGGQAAIAGNIIVRQRGSKHNPGENVYISKDHTLHAKVDGVVKFQKKRDNKSYVSILPFEA, encoded by the coding sequence ATGGCTCACAAGAAAGGTGTCGGTAGTTCGAAGAATGGTAGAGAATCAGAATCAAAACGTTTAGGCGTTAAGATTTTTGGTGGTCAAGCTGCTATTGCTGGAAACATCATCGTAAGACAAAGAGGTTCTAAACACAATCCAGGAGAAAACGTTTACATCAGTAAAGATCATACTTTACATGCAAAAGTTGATGGAGTTGTTAAGTTCCAAAAGAAAAGAGATAATAAATCATACGTTTCTATCCTTCCATTCGAAGCATAA